The sequence AATTCTAAGCGAGCCTCGGGGCGAGCGTATGCAAGTTAGCGGttgggaggatgacgatgatggGGTGGACGCTGAGCGGAATGCGAGAGGTTAGGAACGAGAATTGTTTACATAGGTTAAAAGAGTTCAAGAACGTTGACGTACTACTTCCAATTTATCAAAATTGTTAATGAAAAAATAGAAtacgtttctctctctcctgttTCTCACAGATTAATGCAGGTATATTTCATTTCGCATTAAAAATTTTTCCCCTTACTTTCAGAGCCCGAAGAGAACGAAATTCTCGACGCAGCTGAGAAAGGCAAGCTCGAGAAGACGCGaatgttaataacaaaaaatccgGAATTATTAGAAAGCACGGATAACGACGGTTACACTCCGCTCCATAGAGCTTGCTATGGCAATCACGTGGAAGTTGTGGAGGTAGGGGTCCCTGTGCTTCTTTGACACTTGTGAACATTGATATTAATCTTTTAATGTTTTCTTTGCAGTACCTATTACAAGCTGGCGcaaaaataaattctaaaaCTATGGACGACTGGCAACCTCTGCATTCGGCTTGTTGTTGGAACAACGTCGAAGCCGCTGCAGTTTTAATTGCAAACGGAGCAGACATAAATGCCAAAAGCAAGGGGGATCAGACTCCCTTGCATTTGGTCTCGGCAAGCTCTCACAATTCTCGTTCCCTGCAGCTTCTCCTTCTACACCCAGATACCAATCCCCTAGTGGTCAATTCCAGTGGAGACACGCCTGAACAAATTGCTAGGAGGACGGGAAAGTACTATCCCATGTTCGAGATCGTGGAGGACTGCTTAAACGTAATCTAAAGTAAGTTGGCCCAACTCTAACTTCATGTTTTACTTTACTTGGTATCCTTATATACAAACGTCGCGATGTTATGAACATAAAAAAATGTGTGAATGTATAACAATTCGATGGAACCATATATGTTCAGTGTAGTATTGTtccatttataaatatattaataacacaACATGTAAATACCTATCGCCTAAGTAAAAGTGCATTGTAAGTATGTTCGCCGATACAACAAAATATAAAAACGTCTATGCGATCCGCGTTCCTAGAAAcataacgaaaaataaaatttcaatgaacATTTCGATAAAATAATACTTTAACGTGGCATTCGTTTGTCCTACAGGTGGAAACGCGATGGCAAATCGATTGGAACAATGCTTATTGATAAAAACGATTATTCGAGCTGctacatatataaaataaaagttcgtACGTTACGTCGATGGACTCAAAAGGCATTTTGGTTTTCTTTTATTTACAAATCAGAGGGACGTCAAGTTGACGAACTTCGGGGTGCCGTTGCTCAGACGTTTCGAACCCTCCCATATCAGAACGGTCGAGTCCTCGGTGACCGCGTACAAATGATGCTGATCTAATGCCCACGCGATCGCGATCACCGCTCCACAGCCTTTGATACCGTTCAGAATTTCCCGAACTAATCTCAAGTCCCAACTGCTCCACAATCTTATCACACCATTGTCTAATCCTGTCGCTATTACGTTCACGGACACTCCCTCGGGCGCATTGCTGTAGCAAAGCGACGTGATCTTCCTCCTGGACAAAACGGAACCGACAGGTCTCGCGTTTATCGTGAATACTTTCAGTTCCGACTGGCTGGaagcagggcccgctctaggggggggggacaacccgggcatttgcccggggcgccaacatttaggggcgccattttggctttggctgtaagtgtgagaaaaataacgatgttttaaatattcaattaatagaaaatttcagactacccttgccagacaattttgctaaaaagaaaaaaaaaggtcattttgttcagcgcggtgcttagtgcttaaaaaggggcggcaatttgtttttttgcccggggcgtcgtaaccgctagagcgggccctgctgGAAGACGAGTTCTCCGCTGTCCTGCTGGTCTcgtaaaggtgagcgcatactagatggtcgcgggaaggccgcggatagtctcgggaaggccaaagccgccgatggacgtccatgcggcaagggagcagggctacctgctgtgcgtggccgaaaaaaaggtctccgtgggctccccaccttttttagggaaagggacctttctttcagggagccctgctccctgctgtggagccgtcggcccgttagagatttcttcccgcgtggacgtccatcggcggctttggccttcccgcgaccatctagtatgcgctcaccttaagtGACCGCAATATCACCGAGAGTCTCGCTGATCGCCAACAGACTAATAGGATAATTCTCCTCGCAGGATATCGACCTTACGTACGTTAAACTGGAAAAGAAACTAGCTTCAGTATAACTCCCGACAGAATTTCTTATCGGGAGCACCGACTAGCTATAAGGATAGACCGATCATCCAATGTATTTTTGCGGCCTCATCCTTATACCTCGTTGCTGTCACCCATTCATATTTTGTACCTGTTCAAATCCCAAATAACGATCAGCCCGCTCGCGTCACCGGTCACCGAAATGCTGAATGCCCGCGAGAGCGACACCGTCGTGATTCTACTCCTGTGAGCCAACAGTACGCACGGCGGAGCTGAACTGAAGTCAATTTTGCCTGGCACAACTGTGTACGTGTGGACCGTCACTCTTCCAGACAGGTGTCCAGCCCACAGTTGCCTGCCACAATCTGGCGCTGATGCCAATATAGTGATCTAAAATAGAAGAGAGAACGTTTTAATGTTACCAGATCTCGCACGACTTCGAATTGATCAtgtttagacagcggattttatgcatttatgacgaaaatgagtgggtgtaataTGAAACGGTGGAaataattcaggtagaaaattttcattttgcataaagctccgctgtctaatcatgttCAACTGTAAATTGCTCACCGGGTCGAGACCCGAAGATTTGATCAACGGTCTTGGCGGTTGTTCCTtcaacacaaaaaaattacatatgtcgttgcgttgtgcgtataaaaaacagtatgtactacttcttcctctttcatgtttttctaataatttgcaagaaaaacgctggccaggaatagtgtgaaacaccctgtagatccacacaacgtgctcttcaaattttcaataaagggccaccccaaaaaaattgcgaaatacaactgttagtatttcctctgcaattccgaccaattgcaattttctacaaatctttTTCACGTCATGTTGTCAATTAATTGTACTATTTATGTCAATTAATTGTACTATTAATTGTACTAATtgtacttttcaaaaaaattaaactcgcGGGGACCAATGTTAAACAAGCCATCGCTCAGTGGGGTGTTTGGCCCGAAATGTCGGGACAAACTATTTTGGTTTTTGTCGGacggtggtcataaagtaatttatgctcgtcaacgaaacttatttttacgctaccctcatttatacctgtctttgcctgtaataaaatttatggACTTAAGGTAACGGACGAACAGGAGAACACCTTCTATgtgcagctgtttgtagttattgGGGTGTTTCACATTCCAtgtgtaccgtatgaaatttttaaacggtgcgtacaaggtcaatcaagttgcaaagtatcgtagtgtaaaataaacaatttacttACTACTTTCCTGTGCATACTCCCCTCTACGTGTATTCTCGAAGACTACATacaatgactcccactaatatttggacactccaaaaaagacgataacttttcaaatattggactatatgatttgagcttttttagaaagccagatcaattagtttactacaggacgcgaaaggaaattttttcttttttacgtgggcctacatatattgaaaaattaaaacatacgttttgtagatttgtgtcaattctgaaaattccttaaaaatcagtcgatgttgcaataagctgcaaacgttcaaagatgttgaaaatttcaatttttcacgaaaatttaaccgatttcgatgaaactttcacaattgacacagacctacaaaacgtactttttaaattttcaatataggcccacataaaaaaattgtaaaatgcaacttttagtattttttctacaattccgatcaattgcaatttttcactagagggttattgttgctcgctcgcttcgctcgctcgcgagtagggttgtttttgttcgctcgctttgcgagctcgcggataggactgctcttgcgagagggttagtggtacgcatggctagtagtacctacagctattaatgtttttttttttatttggtgtgtgactctccacgagccacatcggcacattagtgcgactgtgctgccctcttaaggGTCGTTACCCACTAGGACGCCCCCTCTGTAtacctgcgccatcgctccgtccccgttttgggtttcttctgtgtatttcaatgggactgcGCCTACTATACCTGCAATGGCGCCATCGTCGATCGATGGTCAATTTGGTCAATGGTCATTTTGCCAACGATCGCCAACGGTCACTCACGTATACAGAATACAGACACACACACCCACATTCAAAGAACATAGCAATTCTAGTTCCCACGAGTGAATTTCAAAAAAtggaaactagagggttattgttgctcgcgggtaggactgctcttgcgagagggttagtggtacgcatggctagtagggccttcagctattaatgttttttttgatttggtgtgtgactctccacgagccacacaaagaacttcccgattcgttagttgcagtatattattatcattattaagtgtacgttttaagaagatcatacgttttcagggaaattcaatagttttctacttatcaaaa comes from Lasioglossum baleicum chromosome 19, iyLasBale1, whole genome shotgun sequence and encodes:
- the LOC143218298 gene encoding ankyrin repeat domain-containing protein 49-like gives rise to the protein MSSSDEEFDKLMNLEKIRDKILSEPRGERMQVSGWEDDDDGVDAERNAREPEENEILDAAEKGKLEKTRMLITKNPELLESTDNDGYTPLHRACYGNHVEVVEYLLQAGAKINSKTMDDWQPLHSACCWNNVEAAAVLIANGADINAKSKGDQTPLHLVSASSHNSRSLQLLLLHPDTNPLVVNSSGDTPEQIARRTGKYYPMFEIVEDCLNVI
- the LOC143218371 gene encoding lysosomal-trafficking regulator-like, translated to MHRKVEQPPRPLIKSSGLDPITILASAPDCGRQLWAGHLSGRVTVHTYTVVPGKIDFSSAPPCVLLAHRSRITTVSLSRAFSISVTGDASGLIVIWDLNSLTYVRSISCEENYPISLLAISETLGDIAVT